From the genome of Natrinema marinum:
CCGGGCGAGCCGTCGGTCACCGGGTAGCCCTCGTCGGTGAGTTCGACTCCGGTGTCGCCGTAGTCGGAGACGTACACCGCCAGTGGGTAGCCGAACCGCTGGCCGTGGGCCGGCTGTCGCTGGTTCTCGACGAACGTCTCGACGCCGTAGTAGCCGACGACGTACTGATACTGGGAGTAGAACACCTGCGCGCGCGGGAGTTCGACCGCGTCCTCGAGCGAGTACTCCGACTCGAGCGTGAGACCGACGGACACCGTGTCGTCGAACGCGACGGGCTCGGGCGAGGTCGATCCCACGTCGACGGCGAACAGGCCCGCAGCGCACAGAGAGGTGACGAGCAGGAGGCTCAAAAAGACGGTGCTGGCGGAGCGATCGATCACGGCCGGTAGTTGGTGACTGAACGAAATATAGGGACTGGTCCGAACGTCGAACCCGCGCCCCCTCACATTCTACGGGCTCCGATCGGGGACCCTCGCGCTACGCGGACTCGAGAAAGCGCGCCGTCGCTGACGTGCGGCCGCGGTTGAACGAGAGGATCGAGATTCGGATCGGGTCGGTCACCTCACAGTCGTCGGGGACGTCTTCGATGAAGACGACGAACCCCTCGACCTTGCCGACCGCCCGGCGCTCGCCGGAGTGGTGGTCGGTGAACTCGCTGATGGCGACCGTCACGGTGTCGCCGATGTCGACCGGCGGCGCTCGTTTCTGCGCCGCTTCGTGGCGCTCTCGAGACCGCCGCTCGCTGGCAGATCCGCTCCGACCGCGGACCCGTCTAAACAGCACCGCGCCGAACGCGAGGGCGACGAGACCGCCACCGCCGAGTATCGCTGGATCGAGCATACCGAAGTCGGTGCTCGCCCGGCTCTTCGGTGTTGCGGTCCTCTGTTCGGTTCGATCGCCCCGAGTTCGCTTCCGACGGCCGCGAGGTCACCGTCGACTCCCGACGACGTATCGATCGCGGTCGACGACTCGACCTTCGAACGGCGAATCGGTGCGGCTCCGATTCGACGGCGCAGCGGCGGCTACGTCCCGTCCGCGGCGAGGTCGATGCGCGCGACGCCGTCGGGTACGCGCTCGAGGACGCTCGCGGGCCAGCCGCGGTGAGCGAGGGTGAGCTCGGTTTCGGGGCTCGTCTCGGCCAGCCGAGCGATGCCGTCGGCCGCGGCCGCGAGCGCCGCCCGGTCCGTTCGCTCGGGGACTTCGGCGGTGAGCGGATAGCTCTTCGAGAGCGCTCGCGGGAAGGGGCCGAACGGCGGCTGGACCCGCCAGACCTCGTCGTAGCCGTCGTCGGGCGCGGATCTGTCGACCGTGAGCAACAGCGAGTCGGGGACCGAGAGGCGCTCGAGGCGCTTGTGGTGGCGCAGGACCTCGGGGCGGCGCGCACTCTCGTGAGAGGCGTAGAAAAAGGACCCCTTCGAGACGGGGTCTGCGCGCTCGAGTTGGTCGGCGTGGTCGAGCAGCGTCCGATAGCCGTCGAGCATCGTCGGATGGGCGCGGGCGCGCTGTTCGACGAGTTCGAGTAAGTTCCCGGCGCGAATCGCCTGTTTGATCCGGCGGATCTCGGCGAAGGTGACGTGGAGATTGTGGGCGGCGAGTTCCGACTCGCGCTCGTCGTCGGGCAGTGCGCGGAGTTCGTCCGGCGAGTGATCGGTACAGACGGCACACGAACACGGGAGGTAGTCGATGTCCTCGAGCGCGCGGGTGCCACGCACGGTCAGATAGCGGTCGTCGCGTGCGTAGAGCGCGTAGGCCGCCGAATCGAACAGGTCACAGCCCATCGCGACGGCGAGCGCGAACATCATGGGGTGGCCGGCCCCGAAGAGGTGGACGGGTGCGTCGGCACCGAGCCCCCGTTTGGCGGCGGCGACGACGTCGATCATGTCGTCGTAGCGGTAGTCGTTCATCAGCGGGACGACCGCGCCGACCGGGAAGACGTCGAGGTCGGTCCCCTCGGCGTGGCGGCCCGCGCGCTCGCGCAGGTCGGGGTAGGTCGATCCCTGGACGGGCGCGCTGACGAGCATCTCGCCCGTGTCGACCGCGTCGGCGATCTCGAGGCGCTCCTGGGTCGTCTCGAGTTCGGTCTCGGCGCGCTCGCGGGAGACGTCCGGCGGCGTCGGGATGTCGACGGGAGTGGCGATGTCGGAGCCGATCTCGCGCTGGAAGGCGAGGATTTCCTCGGTGGTCACGTCGATCTCGCCGTACTCCGACAGCTGGAACGAACCCGAGTCGGTCATGATCGCCCCCGGAAAGTCGAGCATCTCGTGGAGCCCGTCCTCGAGGGCGCGCTCGCGGAGAGCGTCGTCCCCGTGGATGATGTAGGAGTTGGTGATGAGGATCTCCGCGCCGAACTCCTCGGCGAGCCGGCGGGGACCGATCGTGTCCAGATTCGGGTTGATCACCGGCAGCAGCGCCGGCGTCTCGACGGTAACGCCGGCACGCGGGACGGTGAGTTCGCCGATGCGGCCGCCGGCATCGGTATCCCGGAGTTCGAAGCACTCGCGCATTGGGCGTCAGTTGGCCGGTCCGACGTAAGTCCTGACGGTTTTCGACCGGCTCCCCGGTGACCCGTGAAAATCGGTGCGAGAAGCCTCCTCAGGTGCGTGATCGGCGTTTCGATTTCGACAATTCGGACGGTCGGCAGTCGCAACCCCAACATTCGTACCGCCGGAGTCGCGGCATGTATCACCCTTGGGATCGTTCCGTCTCCGCGATCGAGACAGTCATCCATCGCGAGTGGGCGGCCGCGAGATGCGTGCCGGTCGCGTGATTCTAACAGTAGCTTTCTCGGAGACAATCCCGTAACAGTCGCCTCGTTTTAGCCCGCGTCCGAGGGTAGGACGGTGCGCATGGTTTCACGACCGCAGACGATCGGTGTCGTCTTCGTCGCGTTGTTGCTCACACTCGCGGGGGGTCCCACCCTCGCCGGTGCGGCAACGACGGCGGATCACGACGCCGGAGACATGGGCGAATCGGATTCCGAATCGGGCGCGGCGCTACAGAACGTCACCGTCGAGACGCTCGAACTCGAGAACGTCACGATCGAGAACGCGACGATCGAGGAACTGACCGTCGAGCAACTCGACGCCGACGTGCAGCAACTACAGGAGGAACTCGGCGTCGAAAACGAAACTGCCGGTACCAACGAGAGCGCGAACGCGACTGCCGCCGGAAACGAGACCGGCAACGTGACTGTCTCGGACGTTCGGCTCGAGTCGCTCGAACTCGAGAACGTCTCGATGGAGGATCTCGAGCGCGGAGCGAACGCTTCCGCCGACGCGGGAATGAACGAATCCGAAGACGCGGGGATGAACGACTCCACCGACATGGAGACGAACGCCTCCGCAGATGCGGAGATGAACGAGAGCGCCGGCGAGCAGGGGCTGATCGACGAGAACGCGAGTCAGGTCACGGTCCAGAACCTGACGATCGAGACGATGACCGTCGAGCAGTTGACGATCGAGGAGCTGAGCGTCACCGGCGCGGCCGGTATGGACGGTGCAGCCGGGGCGAACGAGACGGTCGACGGTATGGCTGCGGACAACGCGACCGACGGCAACGATACCGAGGATGTGTTCGGGGAGAACGTCACGGAAGAGCCACCCTCGATGGAAGACAACGTGACGATCGGCGATAACCTCACCGAAGGTAACGCGACAGACGGCAACCGCTCCGAGGCGAACGCCAGCGACGAGAACGCCACGCAGGAAATCGAGAACCTCACGATCGAGCAGTTCCACGTCGAGGAGCTGACGATCCAGTCGATGACCCTCGAGTCGGTCGAAGAAGGCAACGAAAGCGACGACATGGCGATGGACGCCAACGAGAGCGACGACATGGCGGTGGACGATGCGACCGACGACCTCGAGGGCGGCGCCGACAACGCCACGATGGCTGAGGACGACAACGCCACGATGGCTGAGGACGACAACGCCACGATGGCCGACGACGGCAACGCGATGATGACCGCCGACGAATCGGCCGGTCACACCATCGCCTCGCTGAACGCGTCGTCGATCACGATCGAGAACGCGACCGCCGACGCCCTCTCGGTCGGCGACGCGAGCGAACTCGCGGGTATCAGCGGTAACGAGACCGCGACCACTGACGCCGGGATGAACGAGAGCGCCGGCGATGAGATAGACACCAACACCACCGTCGGTGCGAACGAAACCAACGAGACCGACAACTGACGCTGCGCTGCCGTTGGCGCTGCTATTCGTTTTCTTGCCCCCGTAACCGATCGGCGTCGAGCCGCGGCCGTACGCCGTTGCTCTCGAGCGACCGAAGTTAGGAGAACGCGAGGCGACCCCAGACGAAGGCGCTTTAGGCGCTGGCCCGCTTGCTGCTTCTAATGAGTAAACCCACGCCCGAGGTCTACGAGCAGGGCAAGGGCATGGACGCCCACAACCAGGCGATGCGCGAGATCCGCTCGCGCAAGGAGGCCAGCTACGACCCCCACGAGCCGACCCGCGTCTGGCTCGACGAGGACAACACTCCCGACGGCGTCAAACAGAGTCTGACGATTATTCTGAACACCGGCGGCTGCCGGTGGGCCCGCGCCGGCGGCTGTACGATGTGCGGTTACGTCGCGGAGAGCGTCGACGGGGGTTCGGTCTCCCACGAGGCGCTGATGGACCAGATCGACGTCTGTCTCACACACGAGGCGGAGAACGCCGACGAGCCGGCGGACCTCATCAAGATCTACACCTCCGGTTCCTTCCTGGACGAGCGCGAGGTCGGCGCGGAAAGTCGTCGAGCGATCGCCGACACCTTCGCCGACCGCGAGCGCATGGTCGTCGAATCGTTGCCGGACTTCGTCGACCGCGAGAAGATCGGCGACTTCACACAGCACGGGCTCGACACCGACGTGGCGATCGGCCTCGAGACGGCCACCGACCGCGTGCGCCACGACTGCGTGAACAAGTACTTCGACTTCGCGGACTTCGAGGCCGCCTGCGCGGAGGCCGCCGCCGCGGACGAGAACGCGGGCGGCGACGCCGACGCGGGGATCAAAGCCTACCTCCTGATGAAGCCGCCGTTCCTCAGCGAGCCCGAAGCCGTCGACGACATGGTCTCGTCGATCGAGCGCTGTGCCGGCGTCGAGGGCTGTCACACCGTCTCGATGAACCCGTGTAACGTCCAGCGCTACACGATGGTCGACGACCTCTACTTCGAGGACGGCTACCGCCCGCCGTGGCTCTGGTCGGTCGCGCACGTCTTGGAGGCGACGGCCGATACCGACGCGATCGTCGTCTCGGACCCGGTCGGCCACGGCTCCGAGCGGGGGCCCCACAACTGCGGGGAGTGCGACGACCGCGTCCAGAAGGCCATCAAGGAC
Proteins encoded in this window:
- a CDS encoding archaeosine biosynthesis radical SAM protein RaSEA, with protein sequence MSKPTPEVYEQGKGMDAHNQAMREIRSRKEASYDPHEPTRVWLDEDNTPDGVKQSLTIILNTGGCRWARAGGCTMCGYVAESVDGGSVSHEALMDQIDVCLTHEAENADEPADLIKIYTSGSFLDEREVGAESRRAIADTFADRERMVVESLPDFVDREKIGDFTQHGLDTDVAIGLETATDRVRHDCVNKYFDFADFEAACAEAAAADENAGGDADAGIKAYLLMKPPFLSEPEAVDDMVSSIERCAGVEGCHTVSMNPCNVQRYTMVDDLYFEDGYRPPWLWSVAHVLEATADTDAIVVSDPVGHGSERGPHNCGECDDRVQKAIKDFDLRQDPTVFEQVSCECELTWETVIERERSFNQPLAR
- a CDS encoding TRAM domain-containing protein, producing MLDPAILGGGGLVALAFGAVLFRRVRGRSGSASERRSRERHEAAQKRAPPVDIGDTVTVAISEFTDHHSGERRAVGKVEGFVVFIEDVPDDCEVTDPIRISILSFNRGRTSATARFLESA
- the tgtA gene encoding tRNA guanosine(15) transglycosylase TgtA — translated: MRECFELRDTDAGGRIGELTVPRAGVTVETPALLPVINPNLDTIGPRRLAEEFGAEILITNSYIIHGDDALRERALEDGLHEMLDFPGAIMTDSGSFQLSEYGEIDVTTEEILAFQREIGSDIATPVDIPTPPDVSRERAETELETTQERLEIADAVDTGEMLVSAPVQGSTYPDLRERAGRHAEGTDLDVFPVGAVVPLMNDYRYDDMIDVVAAAKRGLGADAPVHLFGAGHPMMFALAVAMGCDLFDSAAYALYARDDRYLTVRGTRALEDIDYLPCSCAVCTDHSPDELRALPDDERESELAAHNLHVTFAEIRRIKQAIRAGNLLELVEQRARAHPTMLDGYRTLLDHADQLERADPVSKGSFFYASHESARRPEVLRHHKRLERLSVPDSLLLTVDRSAPDDGYDEVWRVQPPFGPFPRALSKSYPLTAEVPERTDRAALAAAADGIARLAETSPETELTLAHRGWPASVLERVPDGVARIDLAADGT